One window of the Runella slithyformis DSM 19594 genome contains the following:
- a CDS encoding alpha/beta hydrolase has product MCKYINEYMCLLLISLSGCSVSDITPAIDEDATGYREYINQSYGADPAQKCDIHSPVTVSGRPSEVLILLHGGAWGAGDKFYLIPSVTGFKARKKNLTIVNANYRLTSSKGVRLEQQLSDIRLLIEYLRKNAAKYSIAEDGFVIGGVSAGGHLALNYAYSDPAGIKLKGVVGVVAPTDLTSEPLRKRGLEISIQQLLGKSFADAPEEYQKASPFFMLTHRAPPITMLFYGGKDSIVPKEQGDLLCFKLNLFRLKYRYYYYPEETHDFKADLLIDKILRIY; this is encoded by the coding sequence ATGTGTAAGTATATCAATGAGTACATGTGCCTGTTGCTTATTTCATTGAGCGGATGTTCTGTTTCAGACATCACACCGGCCATTGATGAGGATGCCACCGGGTACAGGGAGTACATTAATCAATCATACGGGGCTGATCCGGCCCAAAAATGCGATATACACTCTCCCGTTACAGTGAGCGGGCGTCCTTCGGAAGTATTGATATTACTGCACGGAGGCGCCTGGGGTGCCGGCGATAAATTCTATCTTATTCCCAGTGTTACGGGTTTTAAAGCCCGGAAGAAAAATTTGACCATTGTTAATGCGAATTATCGACTGACCAGCAGCAAAGGGGTTCGCTTAGAACAGCAATTGTCAGATATTCGATTGTTAATTGAATACTTACGGAAAAATGCCGCTAAGTATAGTATTGCTGAAGATGGTTTCGTGATCGGCGGTGTAAGTGCCGGCGGACATTTGGCGCTTAACTACGCCTACTCTGATCCGGCGGGTATCAAGCTTAAAGGTGTCGTGGGAGTGGTTGCGCCGACAGATCTTACTTCCGAGCCGTTGAGAAAAAGGGGTCTTGAAATTTCCATTCAACAATTGCTGGGTAAATCCTTTGCTGATGCCCCGGAAGAATATCAAAAGGCAAGTCCTTTTTTTATGTTGACACACAGAGCGCCTCCGATCACGATGCTGTTCTATGGGGGAAAAGACAGCATAGTCCCCAAAGAGCAGGGAGATTTGCTCTGCTTTAAACTCAATCTTTTTCGACTGAAATACCGCTATTATTATTACCCCGAAGAAACGCACGATTTTAAGGCCGACCTGCTCATTGATAAGATATTAAGGATCTATTGA
- a CDS encoding T9SS type B sorting domain-containing protein yields MKKILLRSLWILVLFPLTAWGSHIVGGEIEFYPTNRSANRFYIGLNFYFDQVNGRSGAETPTISLYFFRKSDNAPMGMIELPQTTRKLITYTNPTCSTENTDLRTLFLRYSSEIIINTQNFADPKGYYIVWERCCRNNIITNINNPAGTGQTFYTEFPALVQNNLPYTNSSPKFGELKGDYICVNRPFTFDFSGTDADGDSLVYSLSKPWAGYAGPSNPEPIARGASSYPEVTWAPGISNENMIPGPRPLSINRQTGVLSVTTDKAGLYVFAVLVEEYRKGVKIGATRREFQLKAVDCQLNRTPVAMFRETGKRTFYKEGETLTIKKDQSKCLDILLTDGDPNQRLTIKTVGINFDDKSVTANPVSFVTTSATDTLKAQICFEKCVESRNGLPVILEVIVSDDGCPQPLTDTLRIRVFIEGSTNNNPDVTTDLSNNRATISQGTTLNFKVTGIDLDNDDLVLEAKGRDFQLPAAGMTFANATGKGKITQPFAWTPPCSATNREYIIDFIVTDVACNKQVKDTVTVRLLSTPRPNNAPDVTTNLPSTQPIDVSLPAEGAAGIRFDVFGDDLDKTDQLKLYARPKGFTLAQYGMKFSDKTGVPRLDSRFEWEPTCAQYTELSGKELTVNFITEDNSCGPVKSDTIAVLLRFGTIPSIESLDKSIPNVITPNGDNKNDCFFLESLSIATCGPQFLGVDVYSRWGKLIFTSTDRKFKWCADGVPTGQYYYGLRFTDRTYKGTVAVIK; encoded by the coding sequence ATGAAAAAAATTCTGCTTCGCTCATTGTGGATTTTGGTGTTGTTTCCGCTCACTGCGTGGGGGTCACATATTGTGGGAGGCGAAATTGAATTTTATCCTACCAACCGTTCCGCCAACCGTTTCTATATCGGCCTGAATTTTTATTTTGATCAGGTTAACGGCCGCAGCGGAGCCGAAACGCCCACCATCAGCCTTTATTTTTTTCGTAAATCAGACAATGCCCCCATGGGCATGATTGAACTTCCACAAACGACCCGTAAGCTCATCACTTATACCAACCCCACGTGCAGTACCGAAAATACTGATTTAAGAACATTATTTCTACGATATTCCTCCGAGATCATTATCAATACCCAAAACTTTGCCGACCCCAAAGGCTACTACATCGTATGGGAACGCTGCTGTCGCAACAACATCATTACCAACATCAATAACCCTGCCGGCACCGGACAGACGTTTTATACGGAATTTCCTGCGTTGGTGCAAAACAATCTTCCCTACACCAATTCTTCGCCCAAATTCGGCGAATTAAAGGGAGACTACATTTGTGTCAACCGACCGTTCACCTTCGATTTCAGCGGTACTGATGCCGATGGCGACAGCCTCGTCTACTCACTGTCCAAACCATGGGCGGGATATGCAGGCCCGAGCAATCCTGAGCCTATTGCGCGAGGAGCCAGCAGCTATCCGGAAGTAACCTGGGCACCGGGTATTTCCAACGAGAACATGATTCCGGGTCCGCGCCCATTAAGTATTAATCGGCAAACGGGCGTACTGAGCGTTACGACCGACAAAGCGGGCCTGTATGTCTTTGCCGTTTTGGTGGAAGAATACCGAAAGGGCGTAAAAATCGGAGCCACACGGCGTGAGTTTCAACTGAAAGCCGTTGATTGCCAACTCAATCGAACGCCCGTTGCAATGTTCCGTGAAACAGGCAAGCGAACGTTTTATAAAGAGGGCGAAACCTTAACCATCAAAAAAGACCAATCCAAATGCCTGGATATCTTACTGACCGACGGCGACCCTAACCAACGCCTAACCATTAAGACCGTAGGCATTAATTTTGATGATAAATCCGTGACGGCGAATCCTGTTTCTTTCGTTACCACTTCGGCAACCGATACGCTGAAAGCGCAGATCTGTTTTGAAAAATGCGTTGAAAGCAGAAACGGCCTGCCCGTCATTCTGGAAGTGATCGTCAGCGATGACGGATGCCCTCAGCCTCTGACCGATACATTGCGCATCAGGGTTTTTATTGAGGGTTCGACCAACAACAATCCCGATGTCACAACTGATTTGAGCAACAATCGCGCTACCATTTCGCAGGGCACAACCCTTAATTTTAAAGTAACGGGTATTGACCTCGACAATGATGACCTGGTTCTGGAAGCCAAAGGACGGGACTTTCAGCTACCGGCGGCAGGCATGACCTTTGCCAATGCGACCGGAAAAGGAAAAATAACGCAGCCATTTGCCTGGACTCCGCCCTGTAGCGCTACCAATCGTGAATATATCATTGACTTTATCGTTACTGATGTGGCCTGCAATAAGCAGGTAAAAGACACCGTCACGGTCCGATTACTATCCACACCCCGACCCAACAACGCCCCGGATGTCACAACAAACCTCCCCTCTACGCAACCCATTGATGTATCCCTGCCCGCCGAAGGTGCCGCCGGTATCAGGTTTGATGTGTTTGGAGATGACCTCGACAAAACGGATCAGTTAAAACTTTATGCCCGGCCCAAAGGGTTTACGTTGGCTCAATACGGCATGAAGTTTAGTGATAAAACGGGCGTGCCGCGCTTAGACTCTCGGTTTGAATGGGAGCCTACCTGCGCTCAATATACAGAGTTGTCCGGAAAAGAATTAACCGTCAATTTCATTACGGAAGATAACAGTTGCGGGCCCGTCAAAAGTGATACCATAGCAGTACTGTTACGCTTCGGCACCATACCCTCTATCGAAAGCCTTGATAAAAGTATTCCGAATGTCATTACACCCAACGGTGATAATAAAAACGATTGTTTCTTTTTGGAGAGCCTTTCTATAGCCACCTGCGGCCCGCAGTTTTTAGGAGTAGATGTTTACAGTCGCTGGGGAAAACTCATCTTTACTTCCACCGACCGAAAGTTTAAGTGGTGCGCCGATGGGGTCCCGACCGGGCAATATTATTACGGTTTACGGTTTACCGACCGCACCTATAAAGGAACGGTCGCGGTAATCAAGTAA